The DNA window TAAACCGCGCCCAGCGCGGTATGCGCTGTTTTTGCATTAGACCGGCCCCGGCAGAATCAACGACCGCTGGAGCTTGCGCGGTTTAACTTATTAAAAAATATAAATTTCAAACCGCGTCTCACCGAGATCGAGGACATCTCCACAGCTAGGCACAAAATGAGAATTACGCATTCCGCTCTGGCCGCGGTTTAGCGGCTTATTTGCCGTTACCCGGTCGGTCACATACAATCGGACCCTCGTCCGGTTCTCGTCGCGCGCCTTGACGCTGCCCGAACTTGATATCGATCGCCAGCGTCGGCACCTATACTCCCAAGCTAAAGACGGGCAAGATCATTGATGTCTTTCGCAACCGTGTTTGATAGGCCATTCGAGCAGTGGCCGTCCCAAACACCCCCATACCTTGAAACATGAACAGACGGAGTAGCTATGGCCTGGAATGAGCCAGGTGGCGGTAACCAAGACCCTTGGAGCGGCAAGAGCGGCGGCGATCAAGGTCCACCCGACCTCGATGAAGTCGTGCGCAAGCTTCAGGAGCGACTCGGCGGATTATTCGGCGGCAACAAGCCCCCGGGGAACGGTTCCTCTGGCGGTGGCTCCGGAATCGGTCTGCCGGGCGGTCAGTTCAGCTCGCGAGCCATTGGTATTATTGTCGGCGTTCTGGTCGTCGTCTGGCTGGCCTCCGGAATCTACATCGTCGAGCCCGCCGAGCGCGGCGTCGTCATGCGGTTCGGACGCTATGTCGATACCACCGGCCCCGGTCCGCACTGGCATATCCCGATGCCGATCGAGTCGGTCGTCAAGGTCAATGTCGACGAAATTTCCACCTTCAGTCATCGCGCGGCGATGTTGACCCAGGACGAGAATATCGTCGAGGTCGAACTGACCGTGCAGTCGCGCATTCAGGACGCCGCCGATTATCTGTTCCAGGACCAGGATCCGGAGAAGACCCTCAATGACGCCACCGTGACGGTGGTGCGGGTCACCATCGGGCAGAGCAAGCTCGACTATGTCATGACCGAGGGGCGTGGCGCGGTGGCGGTCACCATCAAGGAACGCATCCAGGCCTTGATGGATCAGTATCGAACTGGCCTGGTCGTGACCTCCGTCAACATGCAGCCGGCCAAGCCGCCGGATCAGGTCAAGGCGGCCTTCGATGACGCCATCAAGGCGCGCGAGGACAAAGAACGGCTCGAAAATCAGGCCGAGGCCTATTCCAACGAAGTGCTTCCGCAGGCGCGTGGCGCGGCGGCGCGCATCCTGGCCGACGCCAAGGCGTATCGCGACAAGGTGATCGCCGAATCCGAGGGCGAGGCATCGCGCTTCACGGCGGTCCTGACGCAGTACGCCAAGGCCCCCGAGGTGACCCGTCAGCGTCTGTATCTGGAGACAATGGAACAGGTGTTCACCGAGAACAGCAAGGTTCTACTCGACGTCCAGGATGGCGCGAACAGTCTTCTCTATCTGCCGGTCGAACAACTCATGAAACAGCGTCAGATGCCGGTCGAACCCGCGCGGACCGAGCCGGTTGGCGCCTTGCATGTACCGGAGAACATCGATCCTCCTCAACGGGTGGTCGATCGCGATCGGAGGTCGCGTTGATGAGCCAGTCCAATCAATTAAAGACCTTTGTTCCCGTCGGCCTCGCCGCGCTGGTGATCTTTCTCTATGCCTTTACCTTCGTGGTCCGGGAATACGAGGTCGCCATCAAGCTGCGTCTCGGCGAAATCATCTCGGACGACTATCGCGCGGGTCTTCATTTCAAGATCCCGATTCTCAACCAGATCAAGACGTTCGACCGCCGCATCCAGACTCTGGATTCGCAGCCGGAGCGCTTTTTGACGATCGAGAAAAAGGACGTGATCGTCGATTCCTACGCAAAATGGCGGATCGCGAATGCCGCCCAGTTCTACCGTTCCACCGGCGGTATCAGTGCCCGCACCAGTCGGCTGCTCTCGGAGCGCATCAATACCAGTCTGCGCGACGAATTCGGCAAGCGGACCATCCAGGAAGTCGTCTCGG is part of the Thiocystis violascens DSM 198 genome and encodes:
- the hflK gene encoding FtsH protease activity modulator HflK, translating into MAWNEPGGGNQDPWSGKSGGDQGPPDLDEVVRKLQERLGGLFGGNKPPGNGSSGGGSGIGLPGGQFSSRAIGIIVGVLVVVWLASGIYIVEPAERGVVMRFGRYVDTTGPGPHWHIPMPIESVVKVNVDEISTFSHRAAMLTQDENIVEVELTVQSRIQDAADYLFQDQDPEKTLNDATVTVVRVTIGQSKLDYVMTEGRGAVAVTIKERIQALMDQYRTGLVVTSVNMQPAKPPDQVKAAFDDAIKAREDKERLENQAEAYSNEVLPQARGAAARILADAKAYRDKVIAESEGEASRFTAVLTQYAKAPEVTRQRLYLETMEQVFTENSKVLLDVQDGANSLLYLPVEQLMKQRQMPVEPARTEPVGALHVPENIDPPQRVVDRDRRSR